Proteins from one Rosa chinensis cultivar Old Blush chromosome 7, RchiOBHm-V2, whole genome shotgun sequence genomic window:
- the LOC121050414 gene encoding uncharacterized protein LOC121050414 has translation MSDSVSGLILFSEVADLAAFDSNTRASSSSLKCCDVAIQMLVEFKTMKKKGLLAAHLEKTFFIPKKKRSNLSISLSISKRRTDLLAFCIPKKKRSNLVSQMMMKRKRSGEQDDQIPRLKRRRAITGDDLGQEMKNMISSHVPLWSFQRKSPLRFSLIKLHLSAARTTAVS, from the exons ATGAGCGATTCTGTTTCAGGGTTGATTCTCTTCTCGGAGGTTGCAGATCTTGCTGCGTTTGATTCCAACACAagggcttcttcttcttctttgaaatgTTGCGATGTTGCGATTCAGATGTTGGTGGAGTTCAAgactatgaagaagaaaggcttGCTGGCCGCTCATCTGGAGAAGACCTTCTTCATTCCCAAGAAGAAAAGGTCCAATCTTTCTATTTCTCTTTCTATTTCTAAGAGGAGGACTGACTTGTTGGCTTTCTGtatacccaaaaagaaaagatctAATCTTGTTTCTCAAATGATGATGAAAAGGAAGAGATCTGGGGAGCAAGATGATCAGATTCCAAGACTAAAGAGGCGGAGAGCTATTACTGGAGATGACTTGGG TCAAGAAATGAAAAACATGATTAGCAGCCACGTCCCACTCTGGTCATTCCAAAGGAAATCCCCGCTTCGATTTTCCCTCATCAAGCTTCATCTATCTGCCGCCAGGACAACTGCGGTTAGTTAG